In Microvenator marinus, one genomic interval encodes:
- a CDS encoding porin, translated as MIVTRYIAKSLIVMGGLLIAPNAWADDPEIESVEVATEDKTASFSIGLDAQVRYELSAPEGGQATGQFALRRLRPILGFKAFEVFSAKFVPEFAGPPELKDGIIEWAPHSNFSLEAGQFAPPFNWERDGSSDYHQFTERSVANREFQIADGRDIGVQFDWELEKLLDVEAGIFNGAGSNTEVEPGRGNLVTGRVAYAPFGAYHEVEVVPFVVEKFVLMVGAGGYFAWDNAWRDWTPPGAAAAEDVMAPANVWSATADLHVWYWRLGLHTQGFYRGVSSAEEGAFEAYNGLGFTGQLSFLAINELAFFAFRYSHSQADIDLDSTVNEFAGALQIFHKGNRSKFTLDGGVIDRGDAAPLDRFARLQYQLLL; from the coding sequence ATGATTGTAACACGATACATTGCAAAATCTTTAATCGTCATGGGTGGACTTCTGATCGCGCCGAATGCGTGGGCGGATGACCCGGAGATTGAATCTGTTGAAGTAGCTACCGAGGATAAGACTGCCTCGTTTAGTATCGGACTTGATGCACAAGTACGATACGAACTGAGCGCACCGGAGGGCGGTCAAGCCACGGGGCAATTCGCGCTCAGAAGGCTTCGCCCTATTCTTGGTTTCAAGGCTTTTGAGGTCTTCTCGGCCAAGTTTGTACCTGAGTTTGCTGGGCCACCAGAACTCAAAGACGGCATCATCGAATGGGCGCCGCATTCCAACTTTTCCTTAGAAGCGGGTCAGTTTGCGCCTCCGTTCAACTGGGAACGCGACGGCTCGAGCGACTACCATCAGTTTACGGAACGCTCCGTTGCGAATCGCGAGTTCCAGATTGCGGACGGCCGAGATATCGGCGTTCAGTTTGACTGGGAACTCGAAAAGCTGCTGGACGTTGAAGCTGGCATCTTCAATGGCGCAGGGAGCAACACCGAGGTTGAACCTGGGCGGGGAAATCTCGTGACTGGCCGCGTGGCCTATGCGCCCTTTGGGGCCTATCATGAGGTAGAGGTCGTTCCTTTTGTGGTCGAAAAGTTCGTGTTGATGGTGGGGGCAGGTGGCTATTTTGCTTGGGATAACGCATGGCGAGATTGGACACCTCCGGGGGCAGCAGCTGCGGAAGATGTGATGGCGCCAGCCAACGTATGGTCTGCGACCGCGGACTTGCACGTTTGGTATTGGCGCCTCGGGCTCCATACTCAGGGATTTTATCGTGGGGTCAGTTCAGCAGAGGAGGGGGCGTTTGAGGCCTATAATGGTCTCGGATTTACCGGCCAACTTAGCTTCTTGGCCATCAACGAGCTCGCCTTTTTTGCGTTTCGTTACAGTCACTCTCAGGCTGATATAGACCTCGATTCGACTGTGAATGAATTTGCGGGCGCACTGCAGATTTTCCACAAAGGAAATCGGTCAAAATTCACACTAGACGGAGGTGTGATTGACCGCGGTGATGCAGCGCCCTTGGACCGATTCGCAAGACTGCAATATCAGCTGCTACTCTGA
- a CDS encoding PLP-dependent cysteine synthase family protein, producing the protein MKSILEHIGSTHLVKLQRIGHGLPHDVLVKCEHLNPGGSIKDRIAVSIVNDAEQRGVLKPGMTLIEATAGNTGVGLALVAASRGYKLVCVMPEKMSVDKQLALRAMGAEVIIAPNAPPASPENFQNVARRLANENGWFLTDQFENPANIAAHEFGTAVELVEQVEGPIGAFVSGAGTGGTITGVGRYLKRVSPETQIVLADPIGSGLAHWVRTGELGPDGKYEVEGIGASKVPKNLDRSVIDSAESISDEESFSMVMRLAQEEGLYVGGSAGANLAAALRVAARGGLKGPVITVMCDSWDRYRSKPWMQQWITKK; encoded by the coding sequence ATGAAGTCCATATTGGAACATATCGGGTCCACACATTTAGTGAAGCTTCAGAGGATCGGGCACGGCCTGCCACATGATGTGCTCGTCAAATGCGAACATCTTAATCCCGGAGGCTCGATCAAAGATCGAATTGCTGTGTCGATTGTGAACGATGCCGAGCAACGCGGAGTGCTCAAGCCGGGCATGACGTTGATCGAGGCAACGGCCGGCAACACCGGCGTTGGGCTGGCGTTGGTTGCGGCGTCACGAGGCTACAAGCTCGTGTGTGTGATGCCGGAGAAGATGTCTGTGGATAAGCAGCTGGCTTTGCGAGCGATGGGAGCCGAGGTCATCATCGCGCCCAACGCGCCTCCCGCAAGTCCAGAAAACTTTCAGAATGTGGCCAGGCGTCTTGCCAATGAGAACGGCTGGTTTCTAACGGACCAGTTCGAAAACCCCGCCAATATTGCCGCTCACGAATTTGGGACGGCTGTGGAGCTCGTGGAGCAAGTCGAAGGTCCGATCGGCGCCTTTGTCTCCGGGGCGGGAACGGGAGGCACCATTACAGGGGTTGGGCGCTATCTCAAACGCGTGAGCCCCGAAACTCAGATTGTGCTGGCAGACCCTATCGGGTCTGGGCTTGCGCATTGGGTGAGGACTGGCGAGCTCGGGCCCGATGGCAAGTACGAAGTCGAAGGCATCGGGGCGAGCAAGGTCCCAAAAAATCTGGACCGTTCGGTGATCGATTCTGCGGAGTCTATCTCCGACGAAGAGAGTTTCTCAATGGTCATGCGTCTCGCTCAGGAAGAGGGACTTTATGTGGGAGGCTCAGCTGGCGCTAATCTGGCCGCCGCATTGAGGGTTGCCGCCCGGGGCGGGCTCAAGGGGCCGGTCATCACCGTCATGTGTGATAGCTGGGATCGCTACCGCTCAAAGCCTTGGATGCAGCAGTGGATTACTAAAAAGTAA
- a CDS encoding FG-GAP-like repeat-containing protein: MFRLLILVALFSLGSGCSGCDDDSGGIPNSDAGNNTQDMADDANNLGDGGQSDMGEPDGGPSDMGEPDANTCSTVECNGVCCGEGQECFQDLCLDPCAGTRCGAGFELCCAEADICLGQACLTPGADCTVTEECAVEEICEPTVGKCVPRDAVEVCEFIPPIGPFEPEVGCFWPNPAPTVNPDSVHVVVAPIVGNLTDDNGDGLTNTDDVPEIVFLTRTSGCCDKRGTLRIVDGRCGANGEMTTIASLDSVVMTNDAAPALGDLDGDGVPEIVAVKGQNLQTNQKVTPQGLVAWKRVTPDGATWEPMWENDEYPTFGVHTRGGPTVGIADLDGDGNPEVFVGNVVLNGQDGNLKWDGVANSQTPVGIGNNAFLGPSSIAADVDLDGMQEVMAGNTLYSHDGTVRWTYEYTTSNSTCQGGLPCDGYTAVAEFDGDPEGEIVIIRLGEVFVLNHDGTLFWQQQIVKDDCTRNESGPPTIADFDGDGRPEIGTAAADFYTVLDLDCDTDTWEDDGCFARGVLWATPNQDCSSRVTASSVFDFEGDGKAEMVYADEQNFRIFDGTTGAILFDDPSHSSNTRIEMPIVADVDNDGNSEIVVPSATAQSIKVFKDPSDNWVRTRRIWNQHAYAVTNINEDGTVPAQPDINWLNGRLNNFRQNIQPGGIFDAPNLLIESVDVRGLGCGEDSEVIIRVTVSNAGALGVAPGNTLIRIYGSSGGDTIVIDDTTLTTRLLPGQREVVEVTYAVPADWVTNGFEIGAIIDPDATINECNEDDNQGSFDGANVVFSAPELEVTTLTATGTTCGLTLQMPIAFTVRNSGTDTVPANVPLVVTGTFQGTTVEIARVTTSAELLVGEEEDFNLVWTVDPGAPAQDVTITVTVDPDKEVYDCDEQEALSVVENCRISG, from the coding sequence ATGTTCCGATTACTCATTTTAGTGGCCCTCTTCTCTCTTGGTTCGGGATGCAGCGGATGCGATGACGACTCCGGCGGCATTCCCAATTCCGACGCCGGCAATAACACCCAAGACATGGCCGATGATGCCAACAATCTAGGCGACGGTGGCCAGTCAGATATGGGAGAGCCCGATGGGGGCCCTTCCGATATGGGTGAGCCGGATGCCAATACCTGCTCCACCGTTGAGTGTAACGGCGTGTGCTGCGGCGAAGGCCAGGAGTGTTTCCAAGACCTCTGCCTCGACCCCTGTGCGGGTACACGGTGCGGAGCGGGATTTGAGCTTTGTTGCGCTGAAGCCGATATCTGTCTTGGACAAGCATGTCTGACGCCTGGAGCCGATTGTACGGTGACCGAAGAATGTGCCGTTGAAGAAATCTGCGAGCCCACGGTGGGCAAGTGCGTCCCGCGTGATGCGGTCGAAGTCTGCGAATTCATTCCCCCAATCGGCCCCTTTGAACCTGAGGTGGGATGCTTTTGGCCAAACCCGGCACCAACCGTCAATCCCGACAGCGTTCACGTTGTTGTGGCGCCAATTGTCGGGAACCTCACCGACGACAACGGCGACGGCCTGACCAACACAGATGACGTGCCCGAAATCGTGTTTCTGACACGGACCTCCGGATGCTGCGACAAACGGGGCACACTGAGAATTGTAGACGGACGGTGCGGCGCAAACGGCGAAATGACCACCATTGCGTCCCTCGACTCAGTGGTGATGACCAACGACGCCGCGCCAGCACTCGGAGACTTGGATGGCGACGGAGTCCCGGAGATTGTGGCGGTCAAAGGCCAGAACCTTCAAACGAACCAAAAGGTCACACCTCAAGGCCTTGTCGCTTGGAAACGCGTGACACCAGACGGGGCAACTTGGGAGCCTATGTGGGAAAACGACGAGTACCCGACTTTCGGAGTCCACACTCGCGGCGGCCCTACTGTCGGCATTGCAGATCTTGACGGAGACGGAAACCCAGAGGTCTTCGTCGGAAACGTGGTTCTCAACGGGCAGGATGGAAACCTCAAATGGGACGGCGTTGCCAACTCACAAACTCCTGTTGGAATCGGCAACAACGCGTTCCTCGGACCCTCATCGATTGCGGCAGACGTAGACCTTGACGGCATGCAAGAAGTCATGGCCGGCAATACCCTCTATAGCCACGATGGCACTGTGCGTTGGACTTATGAGTACACGACCAGCAACTCCACGTGCCAGGGCGGCCTTCCCTGTGACGGCTACACGGCGGTCGCGGAGTTCGACGGCGATCCGGAAGGCGAAATCGTCATCATTCGCCTCGGCGAGGTCTTCGTACTCAACCACGACGGCACTCTCTTCTGGCAACAACAAATCGTCAAAGACGACTGCACACGTAACGAAAGCGGCCCGCCAACCATTGCAGATTTTGATGGTGATGGTCGCCCGGAAATCGGCACGGCTGCTGCCGACTTCTACACCGTGCTCGACCTCGACTGCGATACCGACACCTGGGAAGACGACGGCTGTTTTGCCCGAGGCGTACTCTGGGCAACTCCAAACCAAGACTGCTCAAGCCGTGTGACGGCATCTTCGGTCTTCGACTTCGAAGGCGACGGAAAGGCTGAGATGGTCTACGCCGACGAACAAAATTTCCGAATCTTTGACGGTACGACTGGCGCGATCCTCTTTGACGACCCGAGCCATAGCAGCAACACGCGAATCGAAATGCCGATTGTTGCGGACGTAGACAACGACGGTAACTCCGAAATCGTGGTGCCTTCCGCCACCGCACAATCCATCAAGGTCTTCAAAGACCCGTCCGACAACTGGGTTCGAACACGGCGCATCTGGAACCAGCATGCCTATGCCGTGACCAATATCAACGAAGACGGCACTGTGCCGGCTCAGCCCGATATCAACTGGCTGAACGGCCGCCTGAACAACTTCCGCCAAAACATTCAACCCGGAGGCATCTTTGACGCGCCAAACCTTCTGATTGAAAGCGTAGACGTGCGCGGCCTTGGTTGTGGTGAAGATTCGGAGGTCATCATCCGAGTCACCGTCTCAAATGCTGGGGCACTCGGCGTTGCGCCTGGCAACACGCTCATCCGAATCTACGGGTCAAGCGGCGGCGACACCATCGTCATTGACGACACAACCCTCACCACGCGGCTGCTTCCTGGCCAACGCGAAGTGGTGGAAGTCACGTATGCTGTTCCCGCCGATTGGGTCACAAATGGTTTCGAAATCGGCGCCATCATAGACCCGGACGCAACCATCAACGAATGCAATGAGGACGATAACCAGGGAAGCTTTGACGGGGCCAATGTAGTCTTCAGCGCGCCAGAGCTCGAGGTCACGACCCTGACCGCAACTGGCACCACGTGTGGGTTGACTTTGCAGATGCCAATTGCCTTCACAGTCCGAAACTCTGGAACCGACACCGTTCCCGCCAATGTGCCGCTCGTGGTCACCGGAACCTTCCAAGGCACGACTGTTGAAATCGCTCGGGTAACAACTTCAGCGGAGCTACTCGTCGGCGAGGAAGAAGACTTCAACCTGGTTTGGACGGTGGACCCGGGTGCTCCGGCTCAAGACGTGACCATCACCGTCACCGTAGACCCTGACAAAGAAGTCTACGATTGCGACGAACAAGAAGCACTCTCCGTGGTCGAGAACTGCCGAATCTCAGGCTAG